The following coding sequences lie in one Zingiber officinale cultivar Zhangliang chromosome 2B, Zo_v1.1, whole genome shotgun sequence genomic window:
- the LOC122049253 gene encoding uncharacterized protein LOC122049253 produces MLERDAIAEEIRGVRKQNLVTHRLLSALIVVTLVWQLNEVSLLLMAREKLRNPLKAIGDAVKGLVRGCGRRRLQKQQIETNGLPPIPVPDQTRVDLPPLDLDGRR; encoded by the coding sequence ATGTTGGAGAGGGACGCCATCGCCGAGGAGATTAGAGGGGTGAGGAAGCAGAACCTGGTCACCCACCGGCTCCTCTCCGCCCTGATCGTCGTGACTTTGGTGTGGCAGTTGAACGAGGTGTCGCTGCTGCTGATGGCCCGGGAGAAGCTGCGGAACCCTCTCAAGGCGATCGGCGACGCGGTGAAGGGGCTGGTTCGGGGGTGCGGCAGGAGGAGGCTGCAAAAGCAGCAGATCGAAACGAACGGGTTGCCGCCCATTCCGGTGCCTGACCAAACTCGTGTGGATCTGCCGCCCCTCGATCTGGACGGCAGAAGATGA
- the LOC122046163 gene encoding PHD finger-like domain-containing protein 5A gives MAKHHPDLIMCRKQPGIAIGRLCEKDDGKCVVCDSYVRPCTLVRICDECNYGSFQGRCVICGGVGISDAYYCKECTLQEKDRDGCPKIVNLGSAKTDLFYERKKYGFKKR, from the coding sequence ATGGCGAAACACCATCCTGATCTCATTATGTGCCGGAAGCAGCCAGGGATAGCAATTGGCCGCCTGTGCGAGAAGGATGATGGGAAGTGCGTTGTATGTGATTCATATGTCCGCCCGTGTACACTTGTGCGCATTTGCGATGAATGCAACTACGGTTCCTTCCAAGGAAGGTGTGTCATATGTGGCGGAGTCGGAATTTCTGATGCCTACTATTGCAAAGAATGCACGCTGCAGGAGAAAGACCGCGATGGATGCCCCAAGATTGTCAATCTTGGAAGTGCCAAGACGGATCTCTTTTATGAAAGGAAAAAGTATGGATTTAAGAAACGTTGA